The Streptomyces sp. HUAS CB01 genome has a segment encoding these proteins:
- a CDS encoding homoserine dehydrogenase, with amino-acid sequence MRTRPLKVALLGCGVVGSEVARIMTTHAGDLAARIGAPVELAGVAVRRPSKVREGIPQELITTDAKALVSRDDIDVVVEVIGGIEPARTLITTAFEHGASVVSANKALLAEDGATLYAAAEKHGRDLYFEAAVAGAIPLIRPLRESLAGDKVNRVLGIVNGTTNFILDKMDTSGAGYSEALDEATALGYAEADPTADVEAFDAAAKAAILAGIAFHTRVRLDDVYREGMTEVTAADFASAKQMGCTIKLLAICERAADGKSVTARVHPAMIPLSHPLASVREAYNAVFVEAEAAGRLMFYGPGAGGSPTASAVLGDLVAVCRNKLAEATGPGESVYTQLPVSPMGEVVTRYHISLDVADKPGVLAQVATVFAEHGVSIDTVRQTGKDGEASLVVVTHRAPDAALSGTVAALRKLDTVRGVASIMRVEGE; translated from the coding sequence ATGCGTACGCGTCCGCTGAAGGTGGCGCTGCTGGGCTGTGGAGTGGTCGGCTCAGAGGTGGCGCGCATCATGACGACGCACGCCGGCGACCTCGCCGCGCGGATCGGGGCCCCGGTGGAGCTCGCCGGGGTCGCCGTCCGCCGCCCCTCCAAGGTCCGTGAGGGGATCCCGCAGGAGCTCATCACCACCGACGCCAAGGCGCTCGTCTCGCGCGACGACATCGACGTGGTCGTCGAGGTCATCGGCGGCATCGAGCCCGCCCGCACGCTGATCACCACCGCCTTCGAGCACGGGGCCTCGGTCGTCTCGGCCAACAAGGCGCTGCTCGCCGAGGACGGCGCCACGCTCTACGCGGCCGCCGAGAAACACGGCCGCGACCTCTACTTCGAGGCCGCCGTGGCCGGTGCGATCCCGCTGATCAGGCCGCTGCGCGAGTCCCTGGCCGGCGACAAGGTCAACCGGGTCCTCGGCATCGTCAACGGCACGACGAACTTCATCCTCGACAAGATGGACACCTCCGGCGCCGGCTACTCCGAGGCGCTGGACGAGGCCACCGCGCTCGGGTACGCCGAGGCCGACCCGACCGCCGACGTCGAGGCCTTCGACGCGGCCGCCAAGGCGGCGATCCTCGCCGGTATCGCCTTCCACACCCGGGTGCGCCTCGACGACGTGTACCGCGAGGGCATGACCGAGGTCACCGCCGCCGACTTCGCCTCCGCGAAGCAGATGGGCTGCACCATCAAGCTGCTGGCGATCTGCGAGCGGGCGGCGGACGGCAAGTCGGTCACGGCGCGCGTGCACCCGGCGATGATCCCGCTCAGCCACCCGCTGGCCTCCGTCCGCGAGGCGTACAACGCGGTGTTCGTCGAGGCCGAGGCGGCCGGCCGGCTGATGTTCTACGGCCCCGGCGCCGGCGGTTCGCCGACCGCCTCCGCCGTCCTGGGCGACCTGGTCGCCGTCTGCCGCAACAAGCTCGCCGAGGCGACGGGGCCCGGCGAGTCCGTGTACACGCAGCTGCCCGTGAGCCCCATGGGCGAGGTCGTGACGCGGTACCACATCAGCCTCGACGTGGCCGACAAGCCGGGCGTGCTCGCCCAGGTGGCGACGGTCTTCGCCGAGCACGGCGTATCGATCGACACGGTGCGCCAGACGGGCAAGGACGGCGAGGCATCGCTCGTCGTCGTCACCCACCGCGCGCCCGACGCCGCCCTTTCGGGGACCGTCGCGGCGCTGCGCAAGCTCGACACCGTGCGCGGTGTCGCCAGCATCATGCGGGTTGAAGGAGAGTAA
- a CDS encoding trypsin-like serine protease: MRLAVPAVAAIVALTGAGIAISGSGSAEAGEAPQITAESQKPVQPSQGELRGRVVAAMKADAKNERSLIEQPDSAATSDTRSAPSTRIIGGSTTTISTAPWMAQLHFSDADGSYFCGGVVIAPTKVATAAHCVKGIKWYQDGAVVVGTDQMPTQNTDGSWDFHGGTVLGAYRQWNHPQYSPYTIDNDVAVLTLTSSVPSTVKTLPLAQPTDSALYQAGRDGKVYGWGRTSSTNPNSASQTLKVADADIVADTSCAAAYPDGFIKGHMVCAGAPPTGDDATSETTCNGDSGGPLVVGGKLAGIVSWGDENCSAEGKYGVYAKATTYSAPIQSRVDDANWSSDHTADLLARRASDSSLFSWHSKVTSLARTHNLGNFGGVNLLVQTDLDQDDYEDLLYRVGNGDVYWDHYVPGPGGTEGDWAFKLVAKGWGKHKQIVAPGDVTGDELPDMLAVDSTGTMRVYPGKGNGGFAAPIAVGTGWGSFTMVRGHGDFTADGKADIFARKSDGKTYLYKGTGVATKPWAAPVLVGAFGSMNAIVTTGDVNSDGHADVMTRDTTGKLWLYPGKGNGGFNARVAFGTGWQAYNLFG, from the coding sequence ATGAGACTCGCGGTACCCGCTGTCGCCGCCATCGTCGCGCTGACCGGCGCCGGCATCGCGATATCGGGCTCCGGGTCCGCCGAGGCCGGCGAGGCACCGCAGATCACCGCCGAGTCGCAGAAGCCCGTCCAGCCGTCGCAGGGCGAGCTCCGGGGACGCGTGGTCGCGGCCATGAAGGCCGATGCGAAGAACGAGCGGTCCCTCATCGAGCAGCCCGACTCCGCCGCCACGAGCGACACCCGCAGCGCGCCGAGCACCCGCATCATCGGTGGTTCCACGACCACCATCTCCACCGCGCCCTGGATGGCGCAGCTCCACTTCTCCGACGCGGACGGCAGCTACTTCTGCGGCGGTGTGGTGATCGCCCCGACGAAGGTCGCCACCGCGGCGCACTGCGTCAAGGGCATCAAGTGGTACCAGGACGGCGCGGTCGTCGTCGGCACCGACCAGATGCCGACCCAGAACACCGACGGCTCGTGGGACTTCCACGGCGGCACGGTGCTCGGCGCCTACCGCCAGTGGAACCACCCGCAGTACAGCCCGTACACGATCGACAACGACGTGGCCGTGCTGACGCTGACCTCGTCGGTCCCGTCCACCGTCAAGACGCTGCCGCTCGCGCAGCCGACCGACTCCGCGCTGTACCAGGCCGGCCGTGACGGCAAGGTGTACGGCTGGGGCCGCACCAGCTCCACCAACCCCAACAGCGCCTCGCAGACGCTGAAGGTGGCCGACGCCGACATCGTCGCCGACACCTCCTGTGCCGCCGCGTACCCCGACGGCTTCATCAAGGGCCACATGGTGTGCGCGGGCGCCCCGCCCACCGGCGACGACGCCACCAGCGAGACCACCTGCAACGGTGACTCCGGCGGCCCGCTGGTCGTCGGCGGCAAGCTCGCCGGCATCGTCTCCTGGGGCGACGAGAACTGCTCGGCCGAGGGCAAGTACGGCGTGTACGCCAAGGCGACCACGTACTCCGCGCCGATCCAGTCTCGCGTCGACGACGCCAACTGGAGCAGCGACCACACCGCGGACCTGCTCGCCCGCCGTGCCTCGGACAGCTCGCTGTTCAGCTGGCACTCCAAGGTGACGAGCCTCGCCCGCACCCACAACCTGGGCAACTTCGGCGGCGTCAACCTGCTCGTCCAGACCGACCTGGACCAGGACGACTACGAGGACCTGCTCTACCGCGTCGGCAACGGCGACGTCTACTGGGACCACTACGTGCCCGGTCCCGGCGGCACCGAGGGCGACTGGGCGTTCAAGCTCGTGGCCAAGGGCTGGGGCAAGCACAAGCAGATCGTCGCCCCCGGTGACGTGACCGGCGACGAGCTGCCCGACATGCTCGCGGTCGACTCCACCGGCACCATGCGCGTGTACCCCGGCAAGGGCAACGGCGGCTTCGCCGCGCCGATCGCCGTCGGCACGGGCTGGGGATCGTTCACGATGGTCCGCGGTCACGGTGACTTCACCGCCGACGGCAAGGCCGACATCTTCGCCCGCAAGAGCGACGGCAAGACCTACCTCTACAAGGGCACGGGTGTCGCGACCAAGCCGTGGGCGGCCCCCGTCCTGGTCGGCGCCTTCGGCAGCATGAACGCGATCGTCACCACCGGCGACGTCAACAGCGACGGCCACGCCGACGTGATGACCCGCGACACCACCGGCAAGCTCTGGCTCTACCCGGGCAAGGGCAACGGCGGCTTCAACGCCCGCGTCGCGTTCGGCACCGGCTGGCAGGCGTACAACCTGTTCGGCTGA
- the lysA gene encoding diaminopimelate decarboxylase, protein MSRSAHPAGPRYADVLPEGHYAAPPADLNALDEKVWSRTVNRADDGVVTVAGIEVTRLAEEFGTPAYFLDEADFRARCRAWADAFGKDADVFYAGKAFLSRAIVRWLHEEGLNLDVCSGVELATALDAGMPAERIAFHGNNKSVEEIRRAVGAGVGRIVLDSFQEIVRVAHVAQSLGRRQRVQIRVTVGVEAHTHEFIATAHEDQKFGLALAGGQAAEAVRRALQLDGLELIGIHSHIGSQIFDTSGFEVAAHRVVGLLKEVRDEHGVELPEIDLGGGLGIAYTSDDDPREPHEIAKALSEIVTRECEAAGLRTPRISVEPGRAIVGPTAFTLYEVGTIKPLEGLRTYVSVDGGMSDNIRTALYDAEYSVALVSRASAAEPMLVRVVGKHCESGDIVVRDAFLPADLAPGDLIAVPATGAYCRSMASNYNHALRPPVVAVRDGEAKVIVRRETEEDLLRLDVG, encoded by the coding sequence ATGAGCCGTTCCGCACACCCCGCCGGGCCCCGCTACGCCGACGTCCTCCCCGAAGGCCACTACGCCGCCCCGCCGGCCGACCTCAACGCGCTGGACGAGAAGGTCTGGTCGCGCACCGTGAACCGGGCCGACGACGGCGTCGTCACCGTCGCTGGCATCGAAGTCACCCGGCTCGCCGAGGAGTTCGGCACCCCCGCCTACTTCCTGGACGAGGCGGATTTCCGCGCCCGCTGCCGTGCCTGGGCCGACGCCTTCGGCAAGGACGCCGACGTCTTCTACGCGGGCAAGGCGTTCCTGTCCCGAGCCATCGTCCGCTGGCTCCACGAGGAGGGCCTCAACCTCGACGTCTGCTCCGGTGTCGAACTGGCCACGGCCCTCGACGCGGGGATGCCCGCCGAGCGCATCGCGTTCCACGGCAACAACAAGTCCGTCGAGGAGATCCGGCGGGCCGTCGGCGCCGGGGTCGGGCGGATCGTCCTCGACTCCTTCCAGGAGATCGTCCGCGTCGCGCACGTCGCGCAGTCCCTCGGCAGGCGCCAGCGCGTCCAGATCCGCGTCACCGTCGGCGTGGAGGCGCACACCCACGAGTTCATCGCCACCGCCCACGAGGACCAGAAGTTCGGACTCGCGCTCGCCGGCGGTCAGGCGGCCGAGGCGGTGCGGCGCGCGCTGCAGCTCGACGGGCTGGAGCTCATCGGCATCCACTCGCACATCGGTTCGCAGATCTTCGACACCTCCGGGTTCGAGGTGGCCGCCCACCGGGTCGTCGGGCTGCTGAAGGAGGTCCGCGACGAGCACGGCGTCGAGCTGCCGGAGATCGACCTCGGCGGTGGCCTCGGCATCGCGTACACCTCCGACGACGACCCGCGCGAGCCGCACGAGATCGCCAAGGCGCTGAGCGAGATCGTCACCCGTGAGTGCGAGGCGGCCGGTCTGCGCACGCCCCGCATCTCCGTCGAGCCCGGCCGCGCGATCGTCGGGCCGACCGCGTTCACGCTGTACGAGGTCGGCACGATCAAGCCGCTCGAGGGGCTGCGGACGTACGTCAGCGTCGACGGCGGCATGTCCGACAACATCCGGACGGCCCTGTACGACGCCGAGTACAGCGTGGCCCTCGTCTCGCGCGCGTCCGCCGCGGAGCCGATGCTGGTCCGTGTCGTCGGCAAGCACTGCGAGAGCGGCGACATCGTCGTACGGGACGCGTTCCTGCCCGCGGACCTGGCGCCGGGCGACCTGATCGCGGTGCCGGCGACCGGTGCGTACTGCCGCTCGATGGCCAGCAACTACAACCACGCGCTCCGTCCGCCCGTCGTCGCCGTGCGCGACGGCGAGGCCAAGGTGATCGTCCGGCGCGAGACGGAGGAAGATCTCCTGCGTCTGGATGTCGGCTGA
- the thrB gene encoding homoserine kinase: MAGPAFRAAAVRVRVPATSANLGPGFDAFGLSLGLYDDVVVRVADSGLHLDIAGEGAGTLPRDESHLLVRSLRTAFDLLGGQPRGLEVVCANRIPHGRGLGSSSAAICAGIVAARAVTIGGDARLDDAALLELATEIEGHPDNVAACLLGGFTLAWTDAGAARAIRMDPSASIVPVVFVPSRPVLTETARGLLPRTVPHVDAAVNAGRAALLVEALTRRPELLLPATEDRLHQEYRSPAMPQSVDLVNRLRADGVPAVISGAGPTVLALADDGTADKVARLAGDGWAANRLALDAAGASVLPLAS; encoded by the coding sequence ATGGCCGGTCCCGCGTTCCGCGCCGCCGCCGTCCGAGTGCGCGTGCCCGCCACCAGCGCCAACCTCGGGCCGGGCTTCGATGCCTTCGGCCTGTCGCTGGGCCTGTACGACGACGTCGTCGTCCGTGTCGCCGACTCCGGGCTGCACCTCGACATCGCCGGTGAGGGTGCCGGGACGCTGCCGCGTGACGAGAGCCATCTGCTCGTGCGCTCGCTGCGCACGGCCTTCGACCTGCTGGGCGGGCAGCCGCGCGGCCTCGAGGTCGTCTGCGCGAACCGCATCCCCCACGGCCGCGGGCTCGGTTCCTCGTCGGCCGCCATCTGCGCCGGCATCGTGGCCGCCCGCGCGGTGACGATAGGCGGCGACGCCAGGCTCGACGACGCGGCGCTGCTGGAGCTCGCCACCGAGATCGAGGGTCACCCCGACAACGTCGCCGCCTGTCTGCTCGGCGGATTCACCCTCGCCTGGACCGATGCCGGCGCCGCCCGTGCGATCAGGATGGACCCGTCCGCGTCCATCGTTCCGGTGGTTTTCGTGCCGAGCAGGCCGGTTCTCACCGAGACCGCCCGAGGGCTCCTGCCCCGCACGGTCCCGCACGTCGACGCCGCCGTCAACGCGGGCCGGGCCGCGCTGCTCGTCGAGGCCCTCACCAGGCGCCCCGAGCTGCTGCTTCCCGCCACCGAGGACCGTCTGCACCAGGAGTACCGCTCCCCGGCGATGCCGCAGAGCGTCGACCTGGTGAACCGGCTGCGCGCCGACGGCGTCCCCGCGGTCATCTCCGGTGCGGGCCCCACCGTCCTCGCGCTGGCCGACGACGGCACGGCCGACAAGGTCGCACGGCTGGCGGGCGACGGCTGGGCGGCCAACAGGCTCGCACTCGACGCCGCGGGAGCGAGCGTGCTCCCGCTCGCTTCGTAG
- the rho gene encoding transcription termination factor Rho, with the protein MSDTTDLMGVTADNSVDTAAPAAGAATGTTSRRRRSGTGLEGMVLAELQQVASGLGIRGTARMRKSQLIEVIKEAQAAGGAQAKGAEAGGAAETKPKRRATSKARTGEDGAAEPKAESPAAQQQIDIPGQPASDDAPAGERRRRRATAAAGSPEGDAAKGEPKGDLKTEVRAETKTEAQPEAKAEAATETAEGRRGDGRRDRGERGDRGERGGRDRQRDRRGGKGDDQQGGGQRQQQGGQQQRQGGGPQDDFDDEQGGRRGRRGRYRDRRGRRGREEFGGEPQVAEDDVLIPVAGILDILDNYAFIRTSGYLPGPNDVYVSLAQVRKNGLRKGDHVTGAVRQPKEGERREKFNALVRLDSVNGMAPESGRGRPEFNKLTPLYPQDRLRLETDPGVLTTRIIDLVSPIGKGQRGLIVAPPKTGKTMIMQAVANAITHNNPECHLMVVLVDERPEEVTDMQRSVKGEVISSTFDRPAEDHTTVAELAIERAKRLVELGHDVVVLLDSITRLGRAYNLAAPASGRILSGGVDSTALYPPKRFFGAARNIEDGGSLTILATALVDTGSRMDEVIFEEFKGTGNMELKLDRKLADKRIFPAVDVDASGTRKEEILLGGEELAIVWKLRRVLHALDSQQAIELLLDKMKQTKSNAEFLLQIQKTTPAPGNGD; encoded by the coding sequence GTGAGCGACACCACCGATCTGATGGGCGTGACTGCCGACAACAGTGTCGACACCGCCGCGCCCGCCGCAGGTGCTGCCACTGGCACCACCTCCCGGCGCCGCCGTTCCGGCACCGGCCTCGAGGGCATGGTCCTGGCCGAGCTCCAGCAGGTCGCTTCGGGCCTCGGTATCAGGGGCACCGCGCGGATGCGCAAGAGCCAGCTGATCGAGGTCATCAAGGAGGCGCAGGCCGCCGGAGGAGCCCAGGCCAAGGGTGCCGAGGCGGGCGGCGCGGCCGAGACGAAGCCGAAGCGCCGCGCCACCTCCAAGGCCCGTACGGGTGAGGACGGCGCCGCCGAGCCGAAGGCCGAGTCCCCTGCCGCCCAGCAGCAGATCGACATCCCGGGCCAGCCGGCCAGCGACGATGCCCCGGCGGGCGAGCGCCGTCGCCGCCGGGCCACCGCTGCCGCGGGCAGCCCGGAGGGCGACGCGGCCAAGGGCGAGCCGAAGGGCGACCTCAAGACCGAGGTCCGGGCCGAGACCAAGACCGAGGCGCAGCCGGAGGCCAAGGCCGAGGCCGCCACCGAGACCGCCGAGGGCCGCCGGGGCGACGGCCGGCGCGACCGCGGCGAGCGTGGCGACCGCGGTGAGCGCGGTGGCCGTGACCGTCAGCGCGACCGCCGCGGCGGCAAGGGCGACGACCAGCAGGGCGGCGGCCAGCGCCAGCAGCAGGGCGGCCAGCAGCAGCGGCAGGGCGGCGGCCCGCAGGACGACTTCGACGACGAGCAGGGCGGACGCCGCGGACGCCGCGGCCGGTACCGCGACCGCCGTGGCCGCCGTGGCCGCGAGGAGTTCGGCGGCGAGCCGCAGGTCGCCGAGGACGACGTGCTGATCCCCGTCGCGGGCATCCTCGACATCCTCGACAACTACGCGTTCATCCGGACCTCCGGCTACCTGCCCGGCCCGAACGACGTGTACGTGTCCCTCGCGCAGGTCCGCAAGAACGGTCTGCGCAAGGGTGACCACGTCACCGGCGCGGTCCGGCAGCCCAAGGAGGGCGAGCGCCGCGAGAAGTTCAACGCGCTGGTCCGTCTGGACTCCGTCAACGGCATGGCGCCCGAATCGGGCCGCGGCCGCCCGGAGTTCAACAAGCTGACCCCGCTCTACCCGCAGGACCGGCTCCGTCTGGAGACCGACCCGGGCGTGCTGACCACCCGGATCATCGACCTCGTGTCGCCGATCGGCAAGGGCCAGCGCGGTCTGATCGTGGCCCCGCCGAAGACCGGCAAGACCATGATCATGCAGGCGGTCGCCAACGCGATCACCCACAACAACCCCGAGTGCCACCTGATGGTCGTCCTCGTCGACGAGCGTCCGGAAGAGGTCACCGACATGCAGCGGTCGGTGAAGGGCGAGGTCATCTCCTCGACCTTCGACCGCCCGGCCGAGGACCACACCACGGTCGCCGAACTGGCCATCGAGCGCGCCAAGCGTCTCGTCGAGCTGGGTCACGACGTGGTCGTCCTGCTGGACTCCATCACCCGACTGGGCCGTGCGTACAACCTGGCGGCCCCGGCCTCCGGCCGCATCCTGTCCGGTGGTGTCGACTCGACCGCGCTCTACCCGCCGAAGCGCTTCTTCGGCGCGGCGCGCAACATCGAGGACGGCGGCTCGCTGACCATCCTGGCCACCGCGCTGGTCGACACCGGCTCGCGCATGGACGAGGTGATCTTCGAGGAGTTCAAGGGCACCGGCAACATGGAGCTCAAGCTCGACCGGAAGCTCGCCGACAAGCGCATCTTCCCGGCGGTGGACGTCGACGCGTCCGGTACCCGCAAGGAGGAGATCCTGCTCGGCGGCGAGGAGCTCGCCATCGTCTGGAAGCTGCGCCGGGTGCTGCACGCGCTCGACTCGCAGCAGGCGATCGAGCTGCTGCTCGACAAGATGAAGCAGACCAAGTCGAACGCCGAGTTCCTGCTGCAGATCCAGAAGACGACTCCGGCGCCGGGCAACGGCGACTGA
- the thrC gene encoding threonine synthase produces MSTRTHQWRGIIEEYRDRLPVTDTTPVVTLGEGGTPLVFAQSLSEATGCDVYLKVEGANPTGSFKDRGMTMAITRAKEEGAKAVICASTGNTSASAAAYAGRAGMVSAVLIPQGKIAMGKLGQALVHGAKILQVDGNFDDCLVLARGLSENYPVALVNSVNPVRIEGQKTAAFEIVDALGDAPDVHVLPVGNAGNITAYWKGYKEYAADGMSTRSPRMWGFQASGSAPIVRGEIVKDPSTIATAIRIGNPASWEFALAAKEESGGFIDEVTDRQILRAYKLLASREGVFVEPASAASVAGLLKAAEEGKVDAGQRIVCTVTGNGLKDPDWAVAGAPQPLTVPVDAAAAAKELGLG; encoded by the coding sequence ATGAGCACTCGCACGCACCAGTGGCGCGGCATCATCGAGGAGTACCGTGACCGGCTGCCGGTGACGGACACGACTCCGGTCGTCACGCTCGGCGAGGGCGGTACGCCGCTCGTCTTCGCGCAGTCCCTCTCCGAGGCCACCGGGTGTGACGTATATCTCAAGGTCGAGGGCGCCAACCCGACCGGATCCTTCAAGGACCGCGGGATGACCATGGCGATCACCAGGGCCAAGGAGGAGGGCGCGAAGGCGGTCATCTGCGCCTCCACCGGCAACACCTCGGCGTCCGCCGCGGCCTACGCGGGCCGCGCCGGGATGGTGTCCGCCGTGCTGATCCCCCAGGGGAAGATCGCGATGGGCAAGCTGGGCCAGGCGCTGGTCCACGGGGCGAAGATCCTGCAGGTCGACGGCAACTTCGACGACTGCCTGGTGCTGGCCCGGGGACTGTCCGAGAACTACCCCGTGGCGCTGGTCAACTCGGTGAACCCGGTGCGGATCGAGGGCCAGAAGACCGCGGCGTTCGAGATCGTCGACGCGCTCGGCGACGCGCCGGACGTCCATGTGCTGCCCGTCGGCAACGCCGGCAACATCACGGCGTACTGGAAGGGCTACAAGGAGTACGCGGCGGACGGGATGTCGACCCGCAGCCCCCGTATGTGGGGCTTCCAGGCGTCCGGTTCCGCACCCATCGTGCGCGGCGAGATCGTCAAGGACCCGTCGACGATCGCGACGGCGATCCGGATCGGCAACCCGGCGTCCTGGGAGTTCGCGCTGGCGGCCAAGGAGGAGTCGGGCGGCTTCATCGACGAGGTGACCGACCGTCAGATCCTGCGTGCCTACAAGCTGTTGGCCTCGCGCGAGGGTGTCTTCGTGGAGCCCGCGTCGGCCGCTTCGGTGGCCGGTCTGCTCAAGGCCGCCGAGGAGGGCAAGGTCGACGCCGGCCAGCGCATCGTCTGCACGGTCACGGGCAACGGCCTGAAGGACCCGGACTGGGCGGTCGCCGGAGCGCCCCAGCCGCTCACGGTCCCGGTGGACGCGGCCGCGGCGGCGAAGGAGCTCGGGCTCGGCTGA